One Planctomycetota bacterium DNA segment encodes these proteins:
- a CDS encoding RNA pseudouridine synthase — protein MNARDILYEDNHLLVVNKPAGLATMGAVAGADSLCEQARRYIKHKYQKPGDVYLGVVSRVDASVTGAVVFARTSKAAARLTEQFRSRAVEKVYWALVAGAPPQEGTCVDPIWKDDRQQRMIVVEAGHTGAQEARLRFSRRSLGPKCALLEVQLETGRKHQIRLQLSSRGWPILGDVKYDSRRPWPAGIALHSRRLVLDHPTRHEPIAVVAPLTEAWRRFGVTEQGQIGG, from the coding sequence ATGAACGCTCGCGACATCCTCTACGAAGACAACCACTTGCTGGTGGTGAATAAGCCGGCCGGGCTGGCCACCATGGGGGCGGTCGCCGGGGCCGACAGTTTGTGCGAGCAGGCCCGGCGATACATCAAGCACAAGTATCAGAAGCCTGGGGATGTCTACTTGGGGGTGGTCAGCCGGGTCGACGCCTCGGTCACCGGAGCGGTGGTGTTTGCCCGCACGTCCAAGGCGGCGGCCCGGCTGACCGAGCAGTTCCGCTCGCGCGCGGTCGAGAAGGTTTACTGGGCGCTAGTAGCCGGCGCGCCTCCGCAAGAGGGCACGTGCGTCGACCCCATCTGGAAAGACGACCGGCAACAGCGGATGATCGTCGTCGAAGCCGGGCACACCGGCGCACAGGAAGCCCGCTTGCGATTTAGCCGTCGTTCATTGGGGCCGAAGTGCGCCCTGCTCGAAGTGCAACTCGAAACCGGCCGCAAACATCAGATCAGGCTGCAACTCAGCTCTCGCGGCTGGCCCATTTTGGGGGACGTAAAATACGACAGCCGCCGCCCCTGGCCCGCGGGCATTGCCCTGCATTCGCGGCGGCTGGTGCTCGATCACCCCACGCGGCACGAGCCCATCGCGGTCGTGGCCCCGCTCACTGAGGCGTGGCGGCGGTTTGGCGTCACGGAACAGGGGCAAATCGGCGGCTAA
- a CDS encoding mannose-1-phosphate guanylyltransferase, with the protein MLHAVIMAGGSGTRFWPQSRRALPKQFLTFQGSRTLLQETAARCQPAIDAERIWIVTGAALAAETRRQVPEVAPEHVLLEPCGRNTAPCVGLAAMSLLAADPQARMVVMPADHVIAPASAFQQAFARAAAILDEHPRALVLFGVKPSYPSTSFGYIERGAAVDAAAGLYRVGSFREKPDAATAGRYVESGSYYWNCGIFVWGARTILELLGQHEPELGVGLSALGKHLNTPGWNAALDEQFPKLKSISIDYAVLERAEEVYVLEAPFGWDDVGSWQALERLKPADAQGNTVDGTFVGVDTRGCIIRGQADHLIATLGMENCIIVQTPHATLVTQKGNEEAVRQLIKAIEQQGLERFL; encoded by the coding sequence ATGCTCCACGCAGTCATCATGGCCGGCGGCAGCGGCACCAGGTTCTGGCCTCAAAGCCGCCGCGCGCTACCCAAACAGTTCCTGACGTTTCAAGGTTCGCGTACACTGCTGCAAGAAACCGCCGCACGCTGCCAGCCCGCGATTGACGCCGAGCGAATCTGGATCGTCACCGGAGCCGCCCTCGCTGCCGAAACCCGGCGTCAAGTTCCCGAAGTCGCGCCCGAGCACGTGCTGCTCGAGCCGTGCGGGCGCAACACCGCGCCGTGTGTGGGCCTGGCCGCGATGAGCTTGCTGGCCGCCGATCCGCAGGCCCGCATGGTGGTGATGCCGGCCGATCATGTCATCGCGCCGGCCAGCGCGTTTCAACAAGCGTTCGCGCGCGCGGCGGCGATCCTCGACGAGCATCCGCGCGCGCTGGTCCTGTTCGGGGTCAAGCCGTCGTACCCATCGACAAGTTTCGGCTACATCGAGCGCGGCGCGGCGGTCGACGCCGCGGCCGGGCTGTATCGCGTCGGTTCATTTCGTGAGAAGCCCGACGCTGCCACGGCCGGTCGCTACGTCGAATCGGGCTCGTACTATTGGAACTGCGGCATCTTTGTTTGGGGTGCTCGGACGATTCTCGAACTGCTCGGTCAACACGAGCCCGAGTTGGGCGTCGGCCTGAGCGCGCTGGGCAAGCACCTGAACACGCCGGGCTGGAACGCGGCGCTGGACGAGCAGTTCCCGAAGCTGAAGTCGATCTCGATCGACTATGCCGTCCTCGAGCGGGCGGAAGAGGTCTATGTGCTCGAAGCGCCGTTCGGTTGGGACGACGTCGGCAGTTGGCAGGCCCTGGAACGGTTGAAGCCCGCCGACGCTCAGGGGAACACGGTCGATGGCACCTTCGTCGGCGTCGACACCCGCGGCTGTATCATCCGCGGCCAGGCCGATCACCTGATCGCGACGCTGGGCATGGAGAATTGCATCATCGTCCAGACGCCCCACGCCACGCTGGTGACGCAAAAGGGGAACGAAGAAGCCGTGCGACAGTTAATCAAAGCCATCGAGCAACAGGGGCTGGAACGGTTTCTCTAA
- a CDS encoding inositol monophosphatase encodes MAVAPIDVARSAAQAAGEIIARYFREGVTMRLKNPCDLVSDADVNAEQAIVDVVRAAFPGHAVLAEEKHKDSIDAEHLWVIDPLDGTTNFAHHIPHFGVSIAYLHRGVAQCGVIYNPLRDDWYTAERGAGAFHNGQRLGVSEHKNLNETLVGLGFYYDRGALMEATLTAVHALFQEQIHGVRRFGAASLDLCAVAEGLFGAFFEYVLSPWDYAAGKLLVEEAGGLVTTCTGHTLGLTRSSVLASNGHLHEAMLEVIARHDPGVTA; translated from the coding sequence ATGGCTGTTGCTCCGATTGACGTGGCCCGTTCCGCCGCCCAGGCCGCCGGCGAAATCATCGCCCGTTACTTCCGCGAAGGGGTGACGATGCGGCTCAAGAACCCGTGCGATCTGGTGTCGGACGCCGACGTGAACGCCGAGCAGGCAATCGTCGACGTGGTGCGGGCCGCGTTCCCCGGTCACGCGGTGCTGGCCGAGGAGAAGCACAAGGATTCGATCGACGCCGAGCATCTGTGGGTGATCGACCCGTTGGACGGGACGACGAATTTCGCCCATCACATTCCGCACTTCGGCGTCTCGATCGCCTATCTGCATCGGGGCGTGGCGCAATGTGGCGTGATCTACAACCCGCTGCGCGATGACTGGTACACGGCCGAGCGCGGGGCCGGCGCGTTTCATAACGGCCAGCGGTTGGGCGTGTCGGAGCATAAGAATCTGAACGAGACCCTGGTCGGGCTGGGCTTCTACTATGACCGGGGCGCGCTGATGGAAGCGACGCTGACTGCGGTTCATGCACTGTTCCAGGAACAGATTCACGGCGTCCGTCGGTTCGGCGCGGCTTCGCTCGATTTGTGCGCCGTGGCCGAAGGATTGTTCGGCGCGTTCTTCGAGTATGTGCTGTCGCCGTGGGACTACGCCGCCGGCAAGTTGCTGGTCGAGGAAGCTGGCGGCCTGGTCACGACTTGCACCGGGCACACCTTGGGGCTGACGCGGAGCAGCGTGCTGGCCTCGAACGGGCATCTGCACGAGGCGATGCTCGAAGTCATCGCTCGGCATGACCCCGGGGTAACGGCGTGA
- a CDS encoding VOC family protein: MPPLKIKAIHHVALVTRDLPKAIAFYRDLLGFAEIPRVKFDFGGAWLFNYGLQIHLIENKDWVAPEVIRSRHNHFAFEVPDIEATEAQLRAAGLTLRINIQPSSNVKQVFCQDPDGHTIEFGAYGPTKTAGEW; encoded by the coding sequence ATGCCGCCACTCAAGATCAAAGCGATTCATCACGTGGCGCTCGTCACGCGTGATTTGCCCAAGGCGATCGCGTTCTATCGCGATCTGCTGGGCTTCGCCGAGATACCGCGCGTGAAGTTCGACTTCGGCGGCGCCTGGCTATTCAATTACGGCCTGCAGATTCACCTGATCGAGAACAAAGATTGGGTCGCGCCCGAGGTGATCCGCTCGCGTCACAACCATTTCGCCTTTGAAGTGCCCGACATCGAAGCGACCGAGGCCCAGTTGCGCGCGGCCGGACTTACCTTGCGAATCAACATCCAACCGTCGAGCAACGTGAAACAGGTCTTCTGCCAGGATCCCGACGGCCACACGATCGAATTCGGCGCCTACGGGCCGACCAAGACCGCCGGCGAGTGGTGA
- a CDS encoding protein kinase gives MGQVFKAEHSIMGRVVAVKVLPRSRSTPEAINNFAREIRAQAQLDHENLVRAYDAGHDGNVHFLVTEYVPGTDLRRLVRSQGRLDMAAAASIVSQAARGLDHAHSRGLIHRDVKPGNVLVMPDGRTKVSDLGLAGYFNESEQTDVFGGKVVGTADYLAPEQITTPDRLTTASDVYSLGCTLYYAVTGKVPFPGGNARDKARAHCNVPPLDPRRLNPDLSDAFVEVIADMMAKKPEHRVQNGPEVVARLAPWVDAPLPATAQELPAGTGLPPAIPMTGGVRPAPSEASDTEPSFLVQPAEDPSHAESPSQQSLGTQPSSSYNEETVPGFRQFDSRPSPIPVRNSAGSIVAFDRPAILINKPWQMALVAGGSALVGGTVALVLRALLVG, from the coding sequence ATGGGGCAAGTCTTCAAGGCCGAGCACTCGATCATGGGGCGCGTGGTCGCGGTGAAAGTCTTGCCGCGCAGCCGTTCGACCCCCGAGGCGATCAACAACTTTGCCCGCGAGATTCGCGCCCAGGCCCAGCTCGATCACGAGAACCTGGTCCGCGCCTACGACGCGGGGCACGACGGCAATGTCCACTTTCTGGTCACCGAGTATGTGCCCGGCACCGATCTGCGCCGGCTGGTTCGCTCGCAAGGCCGCTTGGATATGGCGGCCGCCGCGTCGATCGTTTCGCAAGCCGCGCGCGGACTCGATCACGCTCACAGCCGCGGCTTGATTCACCGCGACGTCAAGCCGGGCAACGTGTTGGTGATGCCCGATGGACGAACCAAGGTTTCCGACCTGGGGTTGGCTGGTTACTTTAACGAGTCGGAGCAGACCGACGTGTTTGGCGGCAAGGTGGTCGGCACGGCGGACTATCTGGCCCCCGAGCAGATCACCACGCCCGACCGGTTGACCACGGCCAGCGACGTCTACTCGCTGGGCTGCACGCTCTACTACGCGGTGACCGGCAAGGTGCCGTTCCCCGGCGGCAACGCCCGCGACAAGGCCCGGGCTCACTGCAACGTGCCGCCGCTGGACCCGCGGCGGTTGAACCCGGACCTGAGCGACGCCTTTGTCGAAGTCATCGCCGACATGATGGCCAAAAAGCCCGAGCACCGCGTGCAGAACGGGCCAGAAGTCGTCGCACGGCTGGCCCCGTGGGTCGACGCTCCGCTGCCGGCCACGGCACAAGAACTTCCGGCCGGTACAGGGTTGCCCCCGGCGATTCCGATGACCGGGGGAGTGCGCCCCGCCCCGTCCGAAGCGAGCGACACCGAGCCGTCGTTCCTGGTCCAACCGGCCGAGGATCCTTCGCACGCCGAAAGTCCCAGCCAGCAATCGCTGGGCACGCAGCCATCGAGTTCCTACAACGAAGAGACGGTGCCCGGCTTCCGGCAATTTGATTCGCGTCCCTCGCCGATCCCGGTTCGCAATTCGGCGGGCTCGATCGTCGCTTTCGATCGACCGGCGATCCTCATCAACAAGCCGTGGCAAATGGCGCTGGTGGCGGGTGGATCAGCACTCGTCGGCGGCACCGTGGCGCTGGTTCTGCGCGCGCTGCTGGTCGGCTAG
- a CDS encoding MFS transporter — MANHGQLSQLRVSSPSFIGLLVAQLLGTVNDNLLRWLVAKIGMQVVGPTYERQVLAAGLACLVLPFLILAAPAGYLADRYSKRTVIVACKLGEIVIMALAIAAMVWGNPLLLFVLLAAAGAQAALFGPAKLGSIPEMLQPNQISIANGLMGMMTVGGIIIGTAGGYWLYSLIDVKGSDGVQVLWWIAARAQWWVLAVALGGVAVVGWLASLLIIPLPAENPKCRFPWNLFGQTWADLRGLWSDRALFRVSLGSGFFWALGSLANANIDIFGKLHLNLQETQIPLLLALLAMGVGVGSAMAGILSRGHVELGLVPLAATGIAIGAVMLFLVPEVQSGYLSPEYYWTAFWLFELGCCAGMYDVPLQSFIQYRSAPERRGSILAAYNFLAYTGMLSASGIFAILGMPVGQPEHPLFSAQAIFLIAGVATLPVALYAYVLLPQATIRFVVWVFSTTIYKVRVFNVDRIPATGPAVLAPNHVSWIDGVLLMITSSRPLRMMLYADYAERWYLRGLAKLMGAIPIRAGDRRSVIEALRRAREALEAGEVVCIFPEGRLSRSGQLQAFQPGILSVIKSTGAPVVPVYLDELWGSIFSFHGGKLLGKWPRQWRYPVSIHFGEPLVGVQDVETVRSAVQQLGVVAVTQRKTREPVLTRRMIRSCKRQLFRSKVADSLGTDMTGGQFLARALTLRRILRRDILAPDEKYVAILVPTSAAAVVTNAALALDRRIAVNLNYTASAEVMNSCLRQCGIKHVLASRKLLDKLNVKLDAEIVVLDDLKNTVKTADKAVAALLAFATPTAVLERLLGLRHVSPDDTLVVIFTSGSTGEPKGVVLSYHNVGSNVEAIDSIVQLTRQDVLLGAVPFFHSLGYTTTMWTVLTMHIKGAYHFSPLDTHEIAKLCQRHKGTVIITAPTFLRSFLRRADVEEMRSLEVVVAGAEKLPVDLCDAFEKKFNVRPVEGYGTTECSPLVAVNIPARRAPPTDEVVAKEGTVGRPIPGVAAKVINAETGEQLGFDTPGLLLVRGPNVMQGYLNRDDLTAKVMRDGWYNTGDVAMIDADGFIKITGRESRFSKLAGEMVPHIGVEEAIQQVIGAEQDKICVAVTAVPDARKGERLVVIHTELAQTPDQIVKQLGQLGLPNLWIPSADSFFQVEQIPVLGTGKLDLKGLKTLALRHFAPEAAKA, encoded by the coding sequence ATGGCTAACCACGGACAATTATCGCAGTTGCGCGTCAGTTCGCCAAGTTTCATCGGCCTGCTGGTGGCGCAACTGCTCGGCACGGTCAACGACAACCTGCTCCGCTGGCTGGTCGCCAAAATCGGCATGCAGGTCGTCGGCCCGACCTACGAGCGGCAGGTGCTGGCCGCTGGGCTGGCGTGCCTAGTATTACCGTTCTTAATTCTGGCCGCCCCCGCTGGTTATCTGGCCGATCGCTACAGCAAGCGGACGGTCATCGTCGCCTGCAAGCTGGGCGAGATTGTGATCATGGCGCTGGCCATCGCGGCCATGGTCTGGGGCAACCCGCTCCTGTTGTTTGTCTTACTGGCCGCTGCGGGGGCTCAGGCCGCGTTGTTCGGACCGGCCAAGCTGGGGAGCATTCCCGAGATGCTCCAGCCCAACCAGATATCCATCGCCAACGGGCTGATGGGAATGATGACGGTCGGCGGCATCATTATCGGCACGGCAGGCGGCTATTGGCTTTACTCGCTGATCGACGTCAAGGGATCCGATGGCGTGCAGGTTCTCTGGTGGATCGCGGCCCGGGCCCAGTGGTGGGTCTTGGCCGTGGCGCTCGGTGGCGTGGCGGTCGTCGGCTGGCTGGCCAGCTTGTTGATCATTCCGCTGCCGGCCGAGAACCCCAAGTGCAGGTTCCCCTGGAACCTGTTCGGCCAGACTTGGGCCGACTTGCGCGGGCTATGGAGCGATCGCGCGTTGTTCCGCGTGTCGCTGGGAAGCGGCTTCTTCTGGGCGCTCGGCTCGTTAGCCAACGCCAACATCGACATCTTCGGCAAGTTGCACCTTAACTTGCAAGAGACGCAGATTCCGCTGCTGCTCGCCCTGTTGGCGATGGGCGTCGGCGTCGGCAGTGCCATGGCCGGCATTCTGTCCCGTGGGCATGTCGAGCTAGGGCTCGTGCCGCTAGCGGCGACGGGCATTGCCATCGGCGCGGTGATGCTCTTTCTGGTGCCCGAGGTCCAGTCGGGCTATTTGAGCCCCGAATACTATTGGACCGCGTTCTGGTTGTTCGAGCTGGGCTGCTGCGCCGGCATGTACGATGTGCCGCTGCAGTCGTTCATTCAATATCGCAGCGCGCCGGAACGCCGCGGCAGCATCCTGGCCGCGTACAACTTCCTGGCCTACACCGGCATGTTGTCGGCGTCGGGTATCTTCGCCATCTTGGGCATGCCGGTTGGCCAGCCGGAGCACCCGCTGTTTTCGGCCCAGGCGATCTTTCTGATCGCCGGCGTCGCCACCCTGCCCGTCGCGCTCTATGCGTACGTCCTGTTGCCCCAGGCGACGATTCGCTTTGTCGTCTGGGTGTTCAGCACGACGATCTACAAAGTCCGCGTGTTCAACGTCGATCGCATTCCCGCCACCGGCCCGGCGGTCCTGGCGCCGAATCACGTGAGCTGGATCGACGGCGTGCTGCTGATGATCACCTCGTCGCGGCCGCTGCGGATGATGCTGTACGCCGATTACGCCGAGCGGTGGTATCTGCGCGGCCTGGCCAAATTGATGGGGGCCATCCCCATTCGCGCCGGCGATCGTCGCTCGGTGATCGAGGCGCTCCGCCGCGCGCGCGAAGCCCTCGAAGCCGGCGAGGTGGTCTGCATCTTTCCCGAGGGGCGGCTCTCACGCAGCGGGCAGTTACAGGCCTTTCAGCCGGGGATTCTGTCGGTCATCAAGTCGACCGGCGCGCCCGTGGTGCCGGTCTACCTGGACGAACTCTGGGGAAGTATCTTCAGCTTCCACGGCGGCAAGCTCCTCGGGAAGTGGCCGCGACAGTGGCGCTATCCGGTCTCGATTCATTTTGGCGAGCCGCTGGTCGGCGTGCAGGACGTCGAAACGGTTCGCTCGGCGGTACAACAACTGGGAGTCGTCGCAGTGACGCAACGTAAGACCCGCGAGCCGGTGTTGACCCGGCGGATGATTCGATCCTGCAAGCGGCAGTTGTTCCGCTCGAAGGTCGCCGACTCGCTGGGGACCGACATGACCGGCGGTCAGTTCCTGGCCCGGGCGCTCACCTTGCGGCGTATTTTGCGGCGGGACATTCTCGCCCCCGATGAGAAGTACGTAGCCATCTTGGTCCCCACGTCGGCCGCGGCCGTCGTCACGAACGCGGCCTTGGCGCTCGATCGGCGGATTGCCGTCAACCTGAACTACACGGCCTCGGCCGAGGTCATGAACTCGTGCCTGCGCCAATGTGGTATCAAGCACGTGCTGGCCAGTCGCAAACTGCTCGACAAGCTGAACGTCAAGCTCGACGCCGAGATCGTGGTGTTGGACGATTTGAAAAACACGGTTAAGACCGCCGACAAGGCAGTCGCCGCCCTGCTGGCTTTTGCCACGCCGACGGCGGTGCTCGAACGGCTGCTCGGCCTGCGGCACGTCAGCCCGGACGATACGCTGGTGGTGATCTTCACGTCGGGCTCGACCGGCGAGCCCAAGGGAGTGGTCCTCAGCTACCACAACGTGGGCTCGAACGTCGAAGCGATCGATTCGATCGTGCAACTGACGCGGCAGGACGTGCTGCTCGGCGCGGTGCCGTTCTTTCACTCGTTGGGCTACACGACCACGATGTGGACCGTGCTCACCATGCACATCAAGGGGGCCTATCACTTCAGTCCCTTGGACACGCACGAAATCGCCAAGCTGTGCCAGCGGCACAAGGGGACGGTGATTATCACCGCACCGACGTTTTTGCGGTCGTTCCTGCGCCGCGCCGACGTTGAAGAAATGCGCTCGCTCGAAGTCGTGGTGGCCGGGGCCGAGAAGCTGCCGGTCGACTTGTGCGACGCCTTTGAAAAGAAGTTCAACGTCCGCCCGGTCGAAGGTTACGGCACGACCGAGTGTTCGCCCCTGGTGGCGGTGAACATTCCCGCGCGGCGCGCGCCGCCGACCGATGAAGTGGTGGCCAAGGAAGGAACCGTCGGCCGGCCCATTCCCGGCGTGGCGGCCAAGGTGATCAATGCCGAGACCGGCGAGCAGTTGGGCTTTGACACGCCGGGCTTGCTGCTGGTTCGGGGGCCAAATGTGATGCAGGGCTACCTGAACCGCGACGATCTGACGGCCAAGGTGATGCGCGACGGCTGGTACAACACCGGCGACGTGGCGATGATCGACGCCGATGGCTTCATCAAGATCACCGGCCGCGAGAGCCGGTTCTCAAAACTTGCCGGCGAGATGGTGCCGCACATCGGCGTCGAGGAAGCAATTCAGCAAGTGATCGGCGCCGAGCAGGACAAAATCTGCGTCGCCGTCACCGCGGTGCCCGACGCCCGCAAGGGGGAACGGCTGGTGGTCATTCACACCGAACTGGCGCAAACGCCTGATCAGATTGTCAAGCAACTCGGACAACTGGGCTTGCCCAATTTGTGGATTCCGTCGGCTGACAGCTTCTTTCAGGTCGAGCAGATTCCCGTCTTGGGGACCGGCAAGCTCGACTTGAAGGGGCTCAAGACGCTGGCCCTGCGGCATTTCGCCCCCGAAGCGGCCAAGGCTTGA
- the maf gene encoding septum formation protein Maf — protein sequence MPMPEIEIILASSSPRRRGLLTENGYRFRVVEPDPSAEDNPRPHEAAAEMVARLALQKGTDVARRVERGIVVACDTAVECGGQILNKPDDVRHAEQMLRWLSGREHYVYSGLCVWARPAGKPIVRVDKTTLKMATLTDDTIREYLASGLWEGKAGAFGFQDRQGWLTIIAGSESNVVGLPLELLDLMLDEIVRQRPMSPAAT from the coding sequence ATGCCGATGCCCGAGATTGAGATCATCCTGGCCAGCAGTTCTCCCCGCCGTCGCGGTTTGCTGACTGAGAACGGCTATCGGTTTCGCGTGGTCGAGCCCGACCCAAGCGCCGAGGACAACCCCCGTCCGCACGAAGCCGCCGCCGAAATGGTGGCGCGGTTGGCCCTGCAAAAAGGGACCGACGTGGCGCGGCGCGTCGAACGAGGCATCGTCGTGGCCTGTGACACCGCGGTCGAGTGCGGCGGGCAAATCCTGAACAAGCCCGACGACGTGCGTCATGCCGAGCAGATGCTCCGCTGGCTGTCCGGGCGCGAGCATTACGTGTACAGCGGCTTGTGCGTATGGGCCCGGCCGGCCGGCAAGCCGATCGTCCGCGTGGACAAGACCACGCTCAAAATGGCCACGCTCACCGACGACACCATCCGCGAATACCTGGCCAGCGGATTGTGGGAAGGAAAGGCCGGCGCGTTCGGATTTCAGGACCGGCAAGGCTGGCTGACGATTATCGCGGGCAGCGAGTCAAACGTGGTCGGGTTGCCGCTTGAGCTACTGGACCTGATGCTCGACGAAATCGTCCGCCAACGTCCCATGAGCCCGGCGGCGACTTAG